A DNA window from Plasmodium vinckei vinckei genome assembly, chromosome: PVVCY_10 contains the following coding sequences:
- a CDS encoding SNARE protein, putative: MEDILGEIISLSEKKKDEMNKRNDRKGTEYDGKSVSDESKSKKGNDDYYKKKRRGSSVKDDDTINICDASTVCTVEDDINIEKVNIFSKIIKNNKSRSSEHDFKDVEKNIDENTPLFYNNGNTLNTYLLTVNEINTNISNIYTNIDKINVIKKKIELNIYDNEKLYAKINVIIKNSEDIITSIKEKINKLNAENSAFEENSNMISEIKLRVNIFIDIVNKYKNCINKYKNICNQYYEHVNKNIIKHYKLIHPNLSDHSIHKLLKQNNHNMEEFLNVNKSSYKNNVMCFTNIDQLEIDKIKEKYNELKNLEKNIAGLNELYIELAYVIKKRKNLINNIESNVFQVKEYTEDALHNIVEAKRYNQMIKQKILYFSLFLLIIAFIILFPVFFNYSHF; encoded by the coding sequence atggaagaCATTTTAGGCGAGATTATTTCACTAagtgagaaaaaaaaagatgaaatGAACAAAAGAAATGACAGAAAAGGAACTGAATATGATGGTAAATCAGTTTCAGATGAAtcaaaaagtaaaaaagggaatgatgattattataaaaagaaacGAAGAGGATCATCTGTGAAGGATGATgatacaataaatatatgtgatGCTTCTACAGTTTGTACAGTTGAAGATGATATAAACATTGAAAAGGTTAACATTTttagtaaaataattaaaaataataaatcacGAAGTTCAGAACATGATTTTAAAgatgttgaaaaaaatatcgatGAAAATACTCCATTGTTCTATAATAATGGAAATACattaaatacatatttactTACAGTTAATGAAATTAATACAAACATttctaatatatatacaaatattgataaaataaatgttataaaaaaaaaaatagagttaaatatttatgataatgaaaaattgtATGCCAAAATTaatgtaataattaaaaattcagaagatataattacaagtattaaagaaaaaatcaataaattaaatgcaGAAAATAGTGCTTTTGAagaaaatagtaatatgataagtgaaataaaattacgtgtaaatatatttattgatattgtaaataaatataaaaactgtataaataaatataaaaatatatgtaaccaatattatgaacatgttaataaaaatataataaaacattacAAATTAATACACCCTAATTTAAGTGATCATAgtatacataaattattaaaacaaaacaatCATAATATGGaagaatttttaaatgttaataaaagttcttataaaaataatgttatgtgttttacaaatatagaTCAATTAGAAATAGATAagattaaagaaaaatataatgaattaaaaaatttagaaaaaaatatagctgGATTAAATGAGCTATATATTGAATTGGCATacgtaataaaaaaaagaaaaaatcttattaataatattgaaagTAATGTTTTTCAAGTAAAAGAATATACAGAAGACGCACTTCATAATATTGTTGAAGCAAAAAGATATAATCAAATgattaaacaaaaaattctttattttagtctttttttacttattatagcttttattattttgttccccgttttttttaactactcacatttttaa
- a CDS encoding inner membrane complex suture component, putative, which produces MADDNENRTTGYEMLIEVPNTNQNNEKNYYQIYGNNKTNEVTNNNNIFENNDKRNDDKFELGSPLNYTTENGEEPFEKYCYNINETKKIETDVKYYGHFFVSLIFLGFFILYYIYYGDYSRILYGTNYNGKVCGKNLNSFKYLYYPLSPKTSKYEILKNYPKCLESCPTVENGSDNKTDEENLDVEKKKKNFFEDNFFFPFKKSSDKNVGKIMDKNGNTETNVVYADYTKGPNNNLYVEYSLNSKYYDTVNIMNICYPRDKTLREKVINIVFTNRYKIFVNLFSLYNSFFFVFLFIIVSIALSLLYIVSLYSFPASTFYIFLIFYLISLFFIPIYLVHNHLYLVFDPIKGSFFSYHYIISILILFITIVHAVISLIIFYIYKNTYTYTSKLIGITLKYIRDIPNVIYAPAIVSFASVFWSCVWIYFYVHIITSGTSYDQKLDLDLDTNGNSKIMSLKKVFYYFKSSYIFSMIWIYVYFFICEMLQSLNQFTICHLGTMWYFSDKKKFEGSRNVVEEMKTILKYHFGSIVLSSFVNMSTKHLRVLFFWINKTLSLPFFFNELIYNIKERFHFILNPMSKIVDTYTTSAYCEMSMTSHPYMISCHLSSKKLTNSTSPAAALHGISYITNIIFPGFSTMIITFFAFNIFNNFKMYNNIFSPSYIPNPFFSALIIGVICGIITSYFITIISTLADTFLYCFICECYQKQMIDENPLRKTFTPDLLREFILEIYEDYNSKL; this is translated from the exons ATGGCTGACGATAATGAAAATCGAACAACTGGATATGAAATGCTAATTGAAGTACCTAATACTAATCagaataatgaaaaaaattattatcaaatatatggaaataataaaacaaatgaagttacaaataataataatatatttgaaaacaATGACAAAAGAAATGACGACAAATTCGAACTTGGAAGTCCATTAAATTATACTACTGAAAATGGAGAAGAAccatttgaaaaatattgttacaatataaatgaaacaaaaaagaTAGAAACAGATGTTAAATATTATggacatttttttgttagtttaatttttttaggattttttattttatattatatttattatggtGATTATTCACgtatattatatggaacaaattataatggAAAAGTTTGtggaaaaaatttaaactcatttaaatatttatattatccaTTATCACCTAAAACATCtaaatatgaaattttaaaaaattatcctAAGTGTTTAGAGTCATGCCCTACAGTTGAAAATGGAAGTGATAACAAGACtgatgaagaaaatttggatgtagaaaaaaaaaaaaaaaacttttttgaagacaactttttttttccttttaaaAAGAGTAGCGATAAAAATGTAGGAAAAATAATggataaaaatggaaatacaGAAACAAATGTAGTATATGCTGATTATACAAAAGgaccaaataataatttatatgttgaatattcattaaattctaaatattatgatacagtaaatataatgaatatatgttATCCTAGAGATAAAACATTAAGAGAAaaagttataaatattgtctttacaaatagatataaaatatttgttaatttattttctttatataattcatttttttttgtttttttatttataattgtatCTATAGCATTATCTCTTCTTTATATAGTTTCTTTATACTCTTTTCCTGCATctactttttatatttttttaattttttatctcATCTCTCTATTCTTTATACCTATATATCTTGTTCataatcatttatatttagtaTTTGATCCCATAAAAggttcttttttttcataccactatataatatctattttaatattatttataacaaTTGTACATGCTgttatttctttaattatattttatatatacaaaaatacatatacatatacatcCAAATTAATAGGAATtacattaaaatatattcgtGATATTCCTaatgttatatatgcacCAGCAATTGTTTCGTTTGCATCTGTTTTTTGGTCTTGTGTttggatatatttttatgtgcATATAATCACATCTGGCACTTCTTACGACCAGAAG TTGGATCTAGATCTTGATACAAATGGAAACAGCAAAATTATGTCCCTTAAGAAAGTCTTTTACTACTTCAAGAGCTCCTATATATTCTCTAT gATATGGATATATGTTTACTTCTTCATTTGTGAAATGCTACAATCGCTCAACCAGTTCACCATATGCCATTTAG gAACTATGTGGTATTTTagtgacaaaaaaaagttcgAAGGCAGCCGAAATGTAGTAGAAGAAATGa aaacaattttgaaatatcaTTTTGGGAGTATTGTGCTATCAAGTTTTGTAAATATGAGTACTAAGCACTTACgagttttgtttttttggATAAACAAAACATTATCATTacccttttttttcaatgaGTTGATCTACAACATAAAGGAGAGATTtc ATTTTATACTAAACCCTATGTCGAAGATAGTGGACACATACACAACATCTGCCTATTGTGaa ATGTCTATGACATCACACCCGTACATGATTTCTTGCCACCTCTCCTCAAAAAAACTAACCAACTCAACATCACCAGCAGCAGCTTTACATGGG ATAAGCTATATAACGAATATAATATTCCCTGGATTCTCAACAATGataataactttttttgCATTCAAT ATCttcaacaattttaaaatgtataacAACATTTTTTCACCTAGTTATATTCCTAACCCATTTTTCTCAGCATTg aTAATTGGAGTTATTTGTGGAATAATCacatcatattttataacaatTATATCCACTTTAGCTgacacatttttatattgctTCATATGCGAATGCTATCAAAAACAAATGATTGATGAAAATCCGTTAAGAAAAACATTTACTCCAGATCTTTTGAGAGAATTTAttttagaaatatatgaagattataattcaaaattatga
- a CDS encoding 60S ribosomal protein L14, putative — MPKTALTEEEKLNLSKKKLLFNRYVEPGRLCLIEYGPYAGKLCFIVDIITITRVIVDGAGITSVPKTIMPIKRLKLLNQRVKINANSKTGILKKEAEKSKVLEEFYKSNLGKKMMIKQRRDSATDFERFQIYYASKELKKKMNFLKSQKKGQSKKSKA; from the exons ATGCCAAAAACAGCTTTAacagaagaagaaaaattaaacttatcaaaaaaaaaattattatttaacaGATATGTTGAACCAGGAAGATTATGCCTTATAGAATATGGCCCTTATGCTGGAAAG CTTTGCTTTATTGTAGATATCATAACAATTACAAGAGTAATCGTTGATGGAGCTGGTATAACAAG TGTGCCTAAAACCATAATGCCAATAAAAAGGCTCAAGTTGTTAAATCAAAGAGTTAAGATAAATGCCAATTCAAAAACCggaattttaaaaaaggaagCTGAGAAATCGAAAGTTTTAGAAGAATTCTATAAATCCAAtttaggaaaaaaaatgatgataaaaCAAAGAAGAGATTCAGCTACTGATTTTGAAAGatttcaaatttattatgctagcaaagaattaaaaaaaaaaatgaattttttaaaatcacaaaaaaaaggacaatcaaaaaaatcaaaagcATAA
- a CDS encoding succinyl-CoA ligase [ADP-forming] subunit beta, putative: MNALKKELKCMMMGHRKFGHNILKRGTNISYKNFRSCQFYVEKKYLSIHEYLSIDLLRKNNIPCPQGYHAQTPEEAEEKALELQNVCGDIDLVIKAQILSGGRGLGYFKENQFEGGVHICRNSMEIKDVASKMLNNTLVTKQTGPEGKKCNTVFICERFYIRKERYVAFLLDRNSDNICLLGSSVGGSSIEDISKKTPEAIYKININIKDGLTNGQSREFCEQIGFKGNELDIATDMLVNLYKIFKKYDCTLLEINPLSETNDGRVLCCDAKLNFDDNAEYRQKEIFDKRDLTQENPEELEAKKYNLNYVSLDGNIACMVNGAGLAMATLDLIVLHKGSPSNFLDVGGSATEEEIAEALKIIDNSEKAKVCFINILGGIMRCDIIARGIINAAKQIQFKKPLIVRLEGTNEKEAIKIIEESNIKCIICQDMNLAAEKAVALANIIEIAKQSNINITVS, translated from the coding sequence atgaatgcGCTAAAGAAGGAGTTAAAGTGTATGATGATGGGACACAGAAAATTTggacataatatattaaaaagggGTACCAATAtaagttataaaaattttaggAGTTGTCAATTTTATGTagaaaaaaagtatttaaGCATACATGAATATTTGTCAATAGATTTATTacgtaaaaataatattccaTGCCCTCAAGGGTATCATGCACAAACCCCAGAAGAAGCAGAAGAAAAAGCATTAGAACTACAAAATGTATGTGGTGATATAGATTTAGTAATAAAAGCACAAATATTAAGTGGCGGTAGAGGACTAGgatattttaaagaaaatcaATTTGAAGGTGGAGTGCATATATGTAGGAATAGtatggaaataaaagatgTTGCCTCAAAAATGCTAAATAATACATTAGTTACAAAACAAACAGGACCAgaaggaaaaaaatgtaatactgtatttatatgtgaAAGATTTTATATAAGAAAAGAAAGATATGTAGCATTTTTATTAGATAGAAATTCGGacaatatatgtttattggGCTCAAGTGTTGGAGGCTCATCTATTGAAGatataagtaaaaaaacACCAGAagcaatatataaaattaatataaatataaaagatggCTTAACAAATGGTCAATCAAGAGAATTCTGTGAACAAATTGGATTCAAAGGTAATGAATTAGATATAGCTACAGATATGCTTGTAAACTTATATAagattttcaaaaaatatgattgtACATTATTAGAAATAAATCCATTATCTGAGACTAATGACGGAAGAGTATTATGTTGTGATGccaaattaaattttgatGATAATGCAGAATATAgacaaaaagaaatatttgataaaaGGGATTTAACACAAGAAAATCCAGAAGAATTAgaagcaaaaaaatataatttaaattatgtttCATTAGATGGGAATATAGCTTGTATGGTAAATGGTGCTGGTCTAGCTATGGCAACATTAGATTTAATTGTTTTACATAAAGGATCACCATCTAATTTTTTAGATGTAGGAGGAAGTGCAACAGAAGAAGAAATTGCAGAagcattaaaaataattgataACAGTGAAAAAGCAAAAGtatgttttataaacatattagGAGGTATTATGAGATGTGATATAATTGCACGGGGAATAATAAATGCAGCCAAACaaatacaatttaaaaaaccATTAATAGTTAGACTTGAAGGAactaatgaaaaagaagcaattaaaataattgaagAATCAAACATCAAATGTATTATATGTCAGGATATGAATTTAGCTGCTGAAAAAGCTGTTGCTTTGGCTAACATAATTGAGATTGCAAAGCAGTCTAACATTAATATAACCGTTTCGTAG
- a CDS encoding mitogen-activated protein kinase 1, putative yields the protein MEREKQKKGQKNVSKLLHSKSNKNETDNIDEHVLKKYDIIKKIGKGAYGIVFKARCKKSRKIVAVKKIFGAFQNSTDAQRTFREIMFLHQLNGHDNIIKLLDVMRAKNDQDIYLVFEYMETDLHEVIRADILEEIHKKYIIYQLLRALKYMHSGLLLHRDIKPSNILLNSECHLKICDFGLARSISTEVNENKIPVLTDYVATRWYRAPDILLGSTNYTEGVDMWSLGCIMAELLLGKPLFRGNSTMNQLEKIIEIVGKPNKQDIEDIKSPYAETIISSFADTGKKKKKFSEIFHKASQDSIDLLEQLLQFNPTKRITAEMALKHKYVENFHNLIEEPVCKHIITIPVDDSTKYRVDFYRNIVYYNILKKKKMSIHREHYTNAQISNSKNESIKENMLESQVSNDIKTDPQIGAQRDAEQVEYATQKGDNYDIHKMDSKKNRGKKKRHFISNSPNTNIETHHKGEPNCRENNLHYSVEKKADVCGPQGNKEKGSNTKKKLKNKIKSKQKTVSTKNGEKNPGKKDALYCDKPEAAYNKSYVHDKSEYLHNKSYVHDKSEYLHNKSYVHDKSEYLHNKSYVHVKNEKHYYEHTGENNDDINERVEQNDYYKNVINPNIESQCRNTMSIHNYNNGQDFSKHYLYKQKKKY from the coding sequence atggagaGAGAGAAGCAGAAGAAAGgccaaaaaaatgtgtcTAAACTGTTACATAgcaaatcaaataaaaatgaaacagataatattgatgagcatgttttaaaaaaatatgatataataaaaaagattgGAAAGGGAGCATATGGTATAGTATTTAAAGCACGGTGTAAAAAATCTAGAAAAATTGTAgcagtaaaaaaaatatttgggGCATTTCAAAATTCTACAGATGCTCAAAGAACATTTAGAgaaataatgtttttacATCAATTAAATGGacatgataatataattaaattattggATGTAATGAGAGCAAAAAATGATCAAGACATTTATTTggtttttgaatatatggAAACAGATTTACATGAAGTTATAAGAGCAGATATATTAGAAgaaattcataaaaaatatataatatatcaatTATTACGagctttaaaatatatgcattcaggtttattattacatagaGATATTAAGCcatcaaatatattattaaattcgGAATgccatttaaaaatatgtgatTTTGGATTAGCTCGAAGTATATCAACAGAagttaatgaaaataaaatacctGTTTTAACAGATTATGTAGCAACACGATGGTATAGAGCCCctgatattttattaggAAGTACAAATTATACAGAAGGTGTCGACATGTGGTCGCTTGGGTGCATTATGgctgaattattattaggaAAACCATTATTTAGAGGTAATTCAACTATGAATCAGCtcgaaaaaattattgaaaTAGTTGGAAAACCAAATAAACAAGATATTGAGGATATAAAATCACCATATGCTGAAACTATTATATCTTCTTTTGCTGATactggaaaaaaaaaaaaaaaattttcagaaatttttcataaagcATCCCAAGATTCAATCGATCTACTTGAACAACTATTACAATTTAATCCAACAAAAAGAATAACAGCAGAAATGGctttaaaacataaatatgtagaAAACTTTCACAATTTAATAGAGGAACCAGTTTGCaaacatattattacaatACCTGTTGATGATAGTACAAAATATCGAGTTGATTTTTATCgaaatattgtatattataatattttaaaaaagaaaaaaatgtctaTTCATAGAGAGCATTATACAAATGCCCAAATTagtaattcaaaaaatgaatcaataaaagaaaacatGTTAGAATCGCAAGTAagtaatgatataaaaacagATCCACAAATAGGTGCACAAAGAGATGCTGAACAAGTTGAATATGCAACTCAAAAGGGGgataattatgatatacataaaatggattcaaaaaaaaatagaggaaaaaaaaaacggcATTTTATATCTAATTCACCAAATACAAACATAGAGACACATCATAAGGGTGAACCCAATTGTAGAGAAAACAATTTACACTATTCTGTGGAAAAGAAAGCAGATGTGTGTGGACCTCAAGGGAATAAGGAAAAGGGAAGTAataccaaaaaaaaattgaaaaataaaataaaatcgaAGCAAAAAACGGTAAGCACAAAAAATGGCGAAAAAAATCCTGGAAAAAAAGATGCGCTATACTGTGACAAACCAGAGGCCGCATACAACAAAAGTTATGTACACGATAAATCAGAATATTTGCATAACAAAAGTTATGTACACGATAAATCAGAATATTTGCATAACAAAAGTTATGTACACGATAAATCAGAATATTTGCATAACAAAAGTTATGTGCATGTCAAAAATGAAAAGCACTACTACGAACATACAGGTGAAAATAACgatgatataaatgaaagGGTTGAGCAAAATGactattataaaaatgtgatCAATCCGAACATTGAATCTCAATGTCGAAATACAATGTCtatacataattataacAATGGACAAGATTTTAGtaaacattatttatataaacaaaagaaaaaatattga
- a CDS encoding large subunit GTPase 1, putative, which translates to MAGNSKKGKPKKQKDCMGRSLMHNKLKQKEKSDLILYSKIGYENEGNKNVSKQISVLNKSSIDDYLDNQLAISNVQVSKVFIQKNEIKEKKNPKPQSDKYRCNAQNIVLPIPGRPIFLNNDEKLNINLKKKVDIKKRKTKRDIKHITFLMKGKHLMPLNGKTSHVEHKPKPRVDPETPTNSNQPQPDQQPAEEPGNDPGEEEEVDVIDNDGEEEEVGEVDNDGEEDEVDNVGEEDETEKDGEYKLKYMREYEKLRKKYEKEVVKSELNKNKIERYELEYFIDWRRLLSQVEEIEGYIVTPYEKNIEYWKQLWRVIEKSHILFYIIDARNPLFFYSKGLEVYTKKVDKRKEFIVILNKSDFLTYEERKVWAKYFEERKIQFIFFSALRELYHQNQIVIKDLPFLNWHTNSSINNQLNSNVNNEKKNEMLYDKSPKRSNKNSDTPRRSDESGNEVSNKRSSERGREASSERGRERSSERGRERSSERGRERSSGRGRERSSERGRERSSERDKETNSEADSEVKREDNEMEVKHDEKEMEVKHDEKEMEGKHDENVKVVNTGYGNLSYEEKKNTNTDILSVNDLINLIKKIKNKIKNVYEEIEKETYDTPKLVVGFIGFPNVGKSSVINSIVGEKKVGVSRQPGKTKHFQTISLNHYNFILCDCPGIIFPSIVFNKHDLIINGVFSIDHYKGEYTDVVQILCNIIPDQLCQRYKIKNSLIRSIQLNQTSTYKYMNARDFLRELCIHRKYISGGKGGILNFNFATRLIVRDFVTGKLLYNFMPNYLEKYSYIYNKEMLSHANTPDPIPDIDSGLSKESNQSEDVLITKRQFRYMKKRAMKGKNTIKI; encoded by the exons ATGGCGggtaattcaaaaaaaggTAAACCTAAGAAGCAAAAGGATTGTATGGGAAGAAGTTTAAtgcataataaattaaaacaaaaagaaaaatcagatcttatattatattctaAAATTGGATATGAAAAtgaaggaaataaaaatgtaagtaaacaaatatcagttttaaataaaagcTCGATCGATGATTATTTAGATAACCAACTAGCCATTAGTAATGTCCAAGTTAGTAAAgtatttatacaaaaaaatgaaattaaagaaaaaaaaaatcctaAACCTCAAAGTGATAAATATCGATGTAATGCTCAAAATATTGTTCTGCCTATACCTGGTAGACCAatctttttaaataatgatgaaaaactaaatataaatttgaaaaaaaaagttgatataaaaaaaagaaaaacaaaaagagatattaaacatattacatttttaatgaaaGGAAAACATTTAATGCCACTAAATGGAAAAACTTCTCATGTCGAACATAAACCCAAACCACGTGTAGATCCAGAGACACCCACCAATTCCAACCAACCACAACCTGATCAGCAACCTGCAGAAGAACCAGGTAATGATCCTGGTGAGGAGGAAGAGGTGGATGTGATAGATAATGATGGTGAGGAGGAAGAGGTGGGCGAGGTAGATAATGATGGTGAGGAGGACGAGGTAGATAATGTTGGTGAGGAGGACGAGACAGAGAAAGATGGGGAATACAAGCTAAAGTATATGAGGGAATATGAAAAGCTgcgtaaaaaatatgaaaaggAAGTGGTAAAAAgtgaattaaataaaaataaaatagaacGATATGAATTAGAGTATTTTATAGATTGGAGAAGATTGTTAAGTCAAGTAGAAGAAATAGAAGGATATATTGTAACAccatatgaaaaaaatatagaatattGGAAACAATTATGGAGAGTTATAGAAAAAagtcatattttattttatattatagatGCAAGAAatcctttatttttttattctaaaGGATTAGAggtatatacaaaaaaagttgataaaagaaaagaatttattgtaattttaaataaatccGATTTTTTAACTTATGAAGAAAGGAAAGTATGGgctaaatattttgaggaaagaaaaatacaatttatttttttttcggcTTTAAGAGAGTTATATCATCAAAATCAAATAGTTATTAAAGATTTgccatttttaaattggcATACAAATAGTTCAATTAATAATCAGCTCAATtcaaatgtaaataatgaaaaaaaaaatgaaatgcTTTACGACAAATCACCAAAGCgctcaaataaaaattcggACACTCCAAGGAGAAGCGATGAATCAGGCAATGAAGTGAGTAACAAAAGAAGTAGTGAAAGAGGTAGAGAAGCAAGTAGTGAAAGAGGTAGAGAAAGAAGCAGTGAAAGAGGTAGAGAAAGAAGTAGTGAAAGAGGTAGAGAAAGAAGCAGTGGAAGAGGCAGAGAAAGAAGTAGTGAAAGAGGCAGAGAAAGAAGTAGTGAAAGAGATAAAGAAACAAATAGTGAGGCAGATAGTGAAGTAAAGCGCGAGGACAACGAAATGGAAGTAAAACATGATGAAAAGGAAATGGAAGTAAAACATGATGAAAAGGAAATGGAGGGAAAACATGATGAAAACGTAAAGGTAGTAAATACCGGTTATGGAAATTTAAgttatgaagaaaaaaaaaacacaaataCAGATATATTAAGTGTAAatgatttaataaatttaattaaaaaaataaaaaataaaataaaaaatgtatatgaagaaatagaaaaagaaacaTATGATACACCAAAGTTAGTGGTTGGTTTTATTGGATTTCCTAATGTAGGAAAAAGTTCAGTAATTAATTCAATCGttggagaaaaaaaagtaggTGTTAGTAGGCAACCAGGAAAAACTAAACATTTTCAAACAATATCATTAaatcattataattttatattatgtgATTGTCCTGGTATTATATTTCCTTCAattgtttttaataaacatgatttaataattaatggTGTTTTTTCTATTGATCATTATAAAGGAGAATATACTGATGTTGTTCAGATCCTTTGTAATATAATTCCTGACCAGCTATGTCAAagatacaaaataaaaaattcactTATTCGTTCTATTCAATTAAATCAAACTTcaacatataaatacatgAATGCTCGTGATTTTTTACGTGAGCTTTGTATtcatagaaaatatatatctggTGGTAAAGGTGGAATactaaattttaattttgctACTCGATTAATTGTACGAGATTTTGTAACTGGAAAACTtctttacaattttatgccaaattatttggaaaaatattcttatatttataacaaAGAAATGCTATCTCATGCCAACACTCCGGATCCCATACCGGATATTGACAGCGGACTTTCCAAG GAATCGAACCAGTCTGAGGACGTCCTGATCACTAAGCGGCAATTTCGGTACATGAAGAAGCGGGCGATGAAAGGAAAAAACacgataaaaatatga